Part of the Natrialbaceae archaeon AArc-T1-2 genome, TCCAGCCGCTCGAGGGTTTCCTCGAGGTAGTCGGGGCGTGGCTTCCGGCGGCGAAACCCCTCGGGCGTCGGATCCCGGCCCCGGACGAGGTCGAACGGCAACTCGAAGTGATCGGCGACGAACGAGACGGTCTCGTGGCGGTTGTTGCTCACGAGCGCGAGCGTCGTCTCCGCGGCGAGGGCGTCGATCGCGGCGACGTCGTCGTAGACGCCGCGCTCGCCGGCGCGAAGGCGGTCGTGACAGAGCCGGGAGGCGTGGCGCTCTTTCAGCTGCCAGAACCGCGCCGGGTCGACCCCGAGGGCCGTACAGGCGCGTTCGACGGACTCGTACTCGTACTCGCGAAGGGCTGCCCGTCGGCGCTCGTCGGGCTCGAGTCCGAGTTCTGTGAGTGCGGCGTCGGCCGCCCGATCGTAGACCGTCGGGTGGGTGCCACGACCCTCGAGGACGACGCCGTCCATGTCGAAGAGGATCGGCTGGGTCATGGCCTGTGGCTACGACACGAACCGCAAAAACACCGTCGCCGTCCCCGGGCTAGACGCTGACCTTCCAGGTCGTACTCGAGGAGTAGCCCCACTTCTCGATCTCGATGTCGAAGTCGCCGTCCTGAATCGCGGTGATGTTCGCACCGACTTCCTTCGCGGTCATCCCCAGTTCCTCGCCGATGAGCCGGGACTTGAAGTAGGTCTTCGTTGCGGCGTGTTCTCTCAGGTACTGGAGGATC contains:
- a CDS encoding HAD family hydrolase, which produces MTQPILFDMDGVVLEGRGTHPTVYDRAADAALTELGLEPDERRRAALREYEYESVERACTALGVDPARFWQLKERHASRLCHDRLRAGERGVYDDVAAIDALAAETTLALVSNNRHETVSFVADHFELPFDLVRGRDPTPEGFRRRKPRPDYLEETLERLDEDGGLYVGDRETDVVAASRAGLEAAYLRRPHNADTTCPDGAIELESLSDLLERR
- a CDS encoding DUF7123 family protein, with the protein product MSSAMAPAELTTKQHRILQYLREHAATKTYFKSRLIGEELGMTAKEVGANITAIQDGDFDIEIEKWGYSSSTTWKVSV